A DNA window from Aspergillus nidulans FGSC A4 chromosome I contains the following coding sequences:
- a CDS encoding protein kinase COQ8 (transcript_id=CADANIAT00007346), with product MSGKRLLDAIQFLNVAKSVATKHLAVRQQQLDIFTRTSSLTKGIKSQTDGLILTAKAAAALAKRFNDGSPSQSSTTSARPSESSPSTQKDQDIEPKIPSSVTGASTNNGGGQLKASPQQEEFYQPSREPAAEPAGTPRVEVPKATSDTQVGLDEDINADVYQLFAKASPERNTSGHTGADRLNVSAQQEETYRPAPDPAAGRARAPDIVLPQATSTTQTMTNQGVNADVYHSPVDPKAELQQQDLPDEMIRELFHSPKVARSLSQKAAADWRFRSIYAKEKGVKQAEEQIVENVEPRLVEDILPSTSKVDAEIVAELKKDEDTYKMVESRVPSSRLGRLWQYGGLATSMAFGAVGESFRRVTGSAEAAAGSLMFSAGNMERLVAKLSKMRGAALKLGQMISFQDSKMLPDSIQQVLQRVQDRADYMPAYQRDKVLTDNLGPNWRDLFSSFDEVPMAAASIGQVHGATLKSTGQAVAVKIQYPGVADSIDSDLNNLSILLTASRILPRGLYLDKTIANARTELAWECDYTREAECGNRFRELLKDDPVFYVPQIIPEASGRNVLTMERLNGIAVTKIQTFTQAQRDWIGTQILRLCLREITEFKYMQTDPNWTNFLYNASTNRLELLDFGASRAYPDSFIDKYVQVLCAASRADRETCHALSIDLGYLTGHESSAMIDAHVSSILTLAEPFMDSSPDVYDFRDQTITERVRDLIPVMIRERLAPPPEETYSLHRKLSGAFLLCARLGSRVRCKELFRDAMENLNNAQG from the exons ATGTCAGGCAAGCGTCTGCTCGACGCTATTCAGTTCCTAAACGTCGCCAAGTCCGTCGCGACAAAGCACCTTGCGGTGCGGCAACAACAGCTCGATATATTTACCAGAACGTCATCTCTTACAAAAGGCATTAAGAGCCAAACTGATGGGCTGATTCTTACAGCCAAAGCAGCTGCGGCGCTTGCTAAGCGCTTCAATGATGGTTCTCCATCTCAATCTTCCACCACTTCCGCCCGTCCTTCCGAATCCTCCCCTTCAACGCAGAAAGACCAGGATATCGAGCCGAAGATACCGTCATCAGTTACCGGTGCAAGTACAAATAACGGAGGAGGTCAACTGAAAGCCAGTCCACAGCAGGAGGAATTCTATCAACCTTCGCGGGAGCCGGCTGCAGAGCCGGCCGGGACGCCGCGGGTGGAAGTGCCAAAAGCGACAAGTGATACTCAAGTTGGGTTAGACGAAGATATCAATGCGGATGTATATCAACTGTTTGCGAAGGCTTCACCTGAAAGAAATACTAGCGGACACACTGGGGCAGATCGACTAAATGTGAGTGCGCAGCAGGAGGAGACTTACCGGCCTGCGCCGGACCCTGCTGCAGGGCGTGCCAGGGCTCCGGATATTGTTTTACCACAAGCAACAAGTACCACGCAGACAATGACGAATCAGGGTGTCAATGCAGACGTATACCACTCACCCGTGGATCCCAAGGCCGAGTTGCAACAGCAGGACCTTCCAGATGAAATGATAAGAGAATTGTTTCACAGCCCAAAAGTGGCTCGATCTTTATCtcagaaagcagcagctgACTGGAGATTCCGTTCCATCTatgcaaaagaaaaaggagtgAAGCAAGCCGAAGAACAAATTGTTGAAAATGTTGAGCCACGTTTAGTTGAGGATATCCTTCCTTCGACCTCCAAGGTGGACGCAGAGATTGTTgcagagctcaagaaggacgaAGATACCTATAAAATGGTTGAATCACGAGTCCCATCTTCCCGGCTAGGCCGACTCTGGCAGTATGGTGGCCTAGCAACTTCTATGGCTTTCGGAGCCGTTGGTGAGAGCTTTCGCAGGGTAACAGGGAGCGCTGAAGCGGCTGCTGGATCACTTATGTTTAGTGCCGGGAATATGGAGCGTCTTGTAGCTAAGCTATCTAAAATGCGTGGCGCTGCTCTAAAGCTAGGTCAAATGATCAGCTTTCAAG ACTCAAAAATGCTCCCCGACTCTATTCAACAAGTTCTCCAAAGAGTGCAGGATCGCGCAGATTACATGCCCGCGTATCAACGAGATAAAGTCCTGACAGACAACCTGGGGCCCAACTGGCGTGACCTCTTTTCGTCTTTTGATGAGGTCCCTATGGCAGCCGCCTCCATTGGTCAAGTCCACGGCGCTACCCTCAAAAGTACAGGGCAGGCAGTGGCCGTAAAGATCCAATATCCTGGAGTCGCAGACTCTATTGACTCAGACCTCAacaatctctccatcctcctaACAGCGTCGCGCATCCTCCCCCGCGGGCTTTATCTCGACAAAACAATCGCCAATGCCCGCACAGAACTTGCCTGGGAATGCGACTACACCCGCGAAGCCGAATGCGGGAACCGCTTCCGTGAGCTCCTCAAAGATGACCCGGTTTTCTACGTCCCGCAAATCATCCCCGAGGCTTCCGGCAGAAACGTCCTTACAATGGAGCGCCTCAACGGCATCGCTGTCACAAAGATCCAAACCTTCACCCAGGCCCAGCGTGACTGGATCGGAACCCAGATCCTGCGCCTGTGTCTCCGCGAAATCACAGAGTTTAAATACATGCAGACAGACCCTAACTGGACAAACTTCCTCTACAACGCCTCCACCAACCGCCTTGAACTTCTCGATTTCGGTGCCTCACGAGCCTACCCAGACTCCTTCATTGACAAGTACGTCCAAGTACTCTGTGCGGCGTCCCGTGCAGACAGGGAGACATGCCACGCTCTCTCCATCGACCTAGGTTACCTAACAGGCCACGAGTCCAGCGCTATGATCGACGCCCAtgtctcctccatcctcaccctcgctGAACCGTTCATGGATTCCTCACCTGACGTCTATGACTTCCGCGACCAGACGATTACAGAGCGGGTGCGTGATTTGATCCCCGTTATGATTCGCGAACGGCTTGCGCCTCCACCGGAAGAGACGTATAGTTTGCACCGGAAGCTGAGCGGTGCATTCTTGCTCTGTGCCAGGCTGGGCAGCCGCGTGCGTTGCAAGGAGTTGTTTAGGGATGCGATGGAGAATCTGAATAACGCCCAGGGGTAG